In Dehalogenimonas sp. THU2, the sequence GTTCCAGCGGGGGCAGTTTCATCTCATATTTTTTAACCCAAAGACACTGGCAGCGGTCAATGGCCGCTTTCAGTTGGGAGGTGACTGACATGAAGTGCAAAGGTGAGGCGACGACTATTCTGTCCGCCCAGTGGAGCGCTTCGTAAACCAGGCGCATATCGTCGTTTATCTTGCATTCGCCGGTGCGGCGGCAATAGTCACAATGAGTACAACCTGAAATATCCAGTTCAGCGACTTCAATAATGCGGGTTTCGGCCCCGCGGTTTTTTGCTCCGCGCATGACCTCATATAGCAGTTGTTCCGTATTGCCACCCAGGCGGGGGCTGCCGGAAAGGCCGAGAACGTTCACGCCAGCGAAGGCTCCAGAAGTTTCAGTATCTCCTGTTCCCGCGACTCCATTATCTCCGCGTCGGCGTCCACCTCATGATCAAATCCCAGGAGATGCATGATTCCGTGTATGAGGAGACGCGCCAGTTCGGTCTTCAA encodes:
- a CDS encoding flavodoxin family protein codes for the protein MNVLGLSGSPRLGGNTEQLLYEVMRGAKNRGAETRIIEVAELDISGCTHCDYCRRTGECKINDDMRLVYEALHWADRIVVASPLHFMSVTSQLKAAIDRCQCLWVKKYEMKLPPLEPAKPRKGLFISVGGRRVPNLFDPARVTVKALFTVLDIEYAGELLFTGVDEAGAITSVTGALKQAFEAGEKLVE